Proteins encoded in a region of the Micropterus dolomieu isolate WLL.071019.BEF.003 ecotype Adirondacks linkage group LG07, ASM2129224v1, whole genome shotgun sequence genome:
- the tfcp2l1 gene encoding transcription factor CP2-like protein 1, with protein MLFCHSQPESYHQHPASYIREALAPFLKNEETRVMAENGAKRTPFQYILCAATSPAVKQQEESLTYLNQGQSYEIRMLNRKLVEYTDISSKYVKSIVRVVFHDRRLQYMEHQQLEGWRWNRPGDRIVDIDIPLSVGILEPRSHPLHLNTIEFLWDPVKNASVFIQVNCISTEFTPRKHGGEKGVPFRIQVDTFTTNEHGEYMEHVHSSSCQVKVFKPKGADRKLKTDREKINKKVLQDREKYQPSHETTLLKECSPWPDALNLTSHSSSSTPSPVYHSSPTSCSFTDGNCSPKQQEEPLMPGCSDHLLPSSSLQDTQQWLHRHRFSPFSRLFSSFSGADLLRMSREDLIQICGPADGIRLFNTMKGRCIQPRLTIYVCQQQARHQPPIKPGGGDIYHALYLEELTLLDLSEKIAMLYSIPPQQITHIYRQKPSGIHVLVSDEMVQNFREETTFTLSTIRDANNDGYHVVLK; from the exons ATGCTGTTCTGCCATTCCCAGCCTGAGTCCTACCACCAGCACCCTGCTAGTTACATTAG AGAGGCCTTGGCACCTTTCTTGAAAAACGAAGAAACAAGGGTTATGGCTGAAAATGGTGCAAAGAGGACCCCATTTCAGTACATTCTATGTGCAGCCACCTCACCGGCTGTGaaacagcaggaggagagtCTCACTTATCTCAACCAAG gtCAGTCCTACGAAATCCGTATGCTTAACAGAAAACTAGTGGAGTATACAGATATAAGCAGCAAATATGTAAAG AGCATTGTGCGCGTGGTGTTTCATGACCGTCGACTGCAGTATATGGAGCACCAGCAGCTGGAGGGGTGGAGGTGGAACAGGCCTGGAGACCGAATCGTGGATATAG ATATCCCGTTGTCAGTGGGGATCCTGGAGCCCCGTTCACACCCTCTGCACCTCAACACCATTGAGTTCCTCTGGGATCCTGTCAAGAACGCTTCTGTTTTCATCCAG GTCAACTGCATCAGCACCGAGTTTACCCCCAGGAAGCATGGAGGGGAGAAAGGAGTGCCTTTTCGTATCCAGGTGGACACTTTCACCACCAATGAACACGGGGAATACATGGAGCACGTCCACTCTTCCAGCTGCCAGGTCAAAGTGTTCAAG CCTAAAGGAGCTGATCGCAAACTGAAGACAGACAGGGAAAAGATCAATAAAAAGGTTCTTCAAGACAGAGAAAAGTATCAACCGTCCCATGAGACCACTCTGCTAAAAGAG TGTTCCCCTTGGCCTGATGCCCTGAATCTCAccagccacagcagcagcagcacgcCGTCCCCAGTTTACCACAGCTCACCAACTTCCTGTAGTTTCACAGATGG CAACTGTTCTCCAAAGCAGCAAGAGGAGCCGCTCATGCCCGGCTGCTCTGAT CATCTTCTGCCGTCGTCCTCGCTGCAGGACACTCAGCAGTGGCTGCACCGTCACAGGTTCTCACCTTTCTCAAGGCTCTTCTCCAGCTTCTCAG GTGCTGATCTGTTGAGGATGAGTAGGGAGGATCTGATCCAGATCTGCGGCCCAGCAGACGGCATTCGCCTCTTTAACACCATGAAAGGAAG GTGTATACAGCCCCGTCTTACCATCTATGTGTGTCAGCAGCAGGCCAGACATCAACCTCCCATCAAGCCGGGGGGTGGAGACA TCTACCACGCTCTGTACCTGGAGGAGCTGACGTTGTTGGACCTGTCAGAAAAGATTGCTATGCTGTACAGCATCCCTCCACAGCAGATTACACACATCTACAGACAAAAACCCAGCGGGATCCATGTCTTGGTCTCTGACGAG ATGGTGCAGAACTTCAGGGAGGAAACAACCTTCACTCTCAGCACTAtaaggg ATGCGAACAACGATGGCTACCACGTTGTGTTGAAATGA